In Leptospira perdikensis, a single genomic region encodes these proteins:
- a CDS encoding lytic transglycosylase domain-containing protein, which translates to MRKINPLTQILGTSFFLLIFLFESYGKISSAGLSVRNESSKRKLEVYIAKHRPSLSSKERIELVSAMENASLNLRLPLGNKRERIDKLGFLVGLVQTESQFHKRAKSHKGALGLMQVMPATAKWLAAKEGIPFSSEKDLYDPEINLQIGVLYLNYLIERTDSLDAALLSYNAGLGGYKRFGGIPEYSQSVYRYYEDWKSMPMPTQSMISESVASLLSI; encoded by the coding sequence ATGCGAAAAATAAACCCACTCACACAAATCCTAGGAACGAGTTTCTTCCTCCTAATTTTCCTTTTTGAATCTTACGGAAAAATAAGTTCCGCCGGCCTTAGTGTTCGAAACGAATCCTCCAAGAGAAAATTGGAAGTTTACATAGCGAAACACCGGCCTTCCCTTTCTTCTAAAGAGCGAATCGAACTTGTTTCTGCTATGGAAAACGCCTCTCTCAACCTGAGATTGCCTTTGGGAAACAAAAGGGAACGAATTGATAAACTTGGATTTTTAGTTGGTCTCGTCCAAACCGAATCCCAATTTCACAAACGAGCGAAGTCCCATAAGGGAGCTCTCGGCCTGATGCAAGTGATGCCGGCAACTGCTAAGTGGTTGGCTGCAAAAGAAGGAATACCATTTTCTTCTGAAAAAGACTTATATGATCCAGAAATCAATCTGCAGATTGGTGTTTTGTATTTGAATTATTTAATCGAACGAACGGACTCTTTGGATGCTGCTTTGTTATCTTATAATGCAGGACTTGGTGGTTATAAACGATTTGGAGGCATTCCGGAGTATTCGCAGTCCGTTTACCGATACTACGAAGATTGGAAATCAATGCCTATGCCAACACAAAGTATGATTTCAGAATCCGTTGCCAGTCTTCTTTCTATTTAA
- a CDS encoding HAMP domain-containing sensor histidine kinase yields MAPLLNLYSFFYFGLCLVSGIAFVYFMARKEDLTPTFRGLLLPLACLFIWSVAWSICNSFVAPWTAYVFVFLKNPAILIMGVSASQLAFGFQVNSFPRWKNWSHRIHILLASVAILANGTGFFFREILFDPKMEFYVPNQHASSTIIQLSILSIAGVLCLILGNTIIVLIAKYFRFEGSKKRNTGGFLLAIFGILSLSFADILVDLNYFSKPTFLFLLTNLTIIIMTIIILVSLNQETIPSTVGFKIMTFNLTVLYLILSIVANFLFNRFRVDFQNEMSREKHSIKTQLELGATYPFVYLSELVIDIQDQNFRINKTDFTKDYIKQIQNRPATFESFKVESFSNDPSSIYWTSDFHAKNHHFFIAIPYIEYRNAVHQTVVWLIVTLLFSLFTIFMLYPVLHKTSIVYPLTRLLAGIRKMQAGDLLVTVKVSSRDEIGELSNSFNEMISIVRDARLQLEQKIEERTESLNQSILELKETQEQLLQAERMSTLGKIAASVAHEINNPLAAIKGSIQFIKDGQSNVMSPKKSEHDFLAEKFIAEFKNQKRSEVTSRFKRKKELIAFFKSKSISDPISLADTCFDFNIETVPEEYQTLFDTEDGRNVFQSQLNDFVIGFHLGIIETAVERASKIVFALKHHSYSGPKESQKLLSLKEGIDSVLSMYSTSWKQNIEIDWKVSGDPVILGHADELVQVWTNLIYNSIQACPKEGGKIRILLQEEVSDARVTIEDNGKGIPEDILPRIFEPFFTTKELGMGTGLGLSIVQKIIQNHNGSIQVESQPGKTLFSIRIPLAKS; encoded by the coding sequence TTGGCACCCTTACTCAATCTTTATAGTTTCTTCTATTTTGGCCTCTGTTTGGTAAGTGGAATTGCCTTTGTCTATTTTATGGCGAGAAAGGAGGATTTAACACCCACCTTTCGTGGCCTTCTTCTCCCACTGGCCTGTCTTTTTATCTGGTCAGTGGCTTGGTCCATTTGTAATTCGTTCGTAGCGCCCTGGACCGCGTATGTATTTGTTTTTTTGAAAAACCCTGCCATTCTGATCATGGGTGTATCCGCATCACAACTTGCCTTTGGATTTCAGGTAAACAGTTTCCCCCGTTGGAAAAATTGGAGCCATCGTATCCATATCCTCCTTGCAAGTGTTGCCATCCTAGCCAATGGAACTGGTTTCTTTTTCCGAGAGATCCTATTTGATCCAAAAATGGAATTTTATGTTCCGAACCAACATGCCTCATCCACCATCATCCAACTTTCGATTCTGTCCATTGCCGGGGTTTTGTGTTTGATCCTTGGGAATACCATTATTGTACTGATCGCAAAATACTTTCGGTTTGAAGGATCCAAAAAAAGAAATACGGGAGGATTCCTTTTAGCCATTTTTGGAATCCTTTCTCTCTCATTTGCAGACATTTTGGTCGACCTAAATTATTTTAGTAAACCTACCTTTTTATTTTTGCTCACTAACCTAACAATCATTATCATGACGATTATCATTTTGGTTTCGCTCAACCAAGAAACCATTCCGTCAACCGTTGGATTCAAAATCATGACCTTCAACTTAACGGTTTTGTATTTGATCCTTTCTATCGTTGCAAATTTTTTATTCAATCGATTCCGCGTAGATTTCCAAAATGAGATGAGTCGCGAAAAACATAGCATAAAAACACAATTAGAGTTAGGTGCCACTTATCCATTTGTTTATCTTTCTGAATTGGTAATCGATATCCAAGACCAAAACTTTCGGATTAACAAAACTGATTTCACAAAAGACTACATAAAACAAATTCAAAATCGGCCTGCAACTTTTGAATCCTTCAAAGTAGAATCATTTTCCAACGATCCAAGTAGTATTTATTGGACATCTGATTTTCATGCTAAAAACCACCACTTTTTTATTGCCATCCCATACATTGAATACAGAAATGCAGTACACCAAACAGTGGTTTGGCTCATAGTCACGCTACTATTCTCCTTATTTACAATTTTTATGTTGTATCCAGTATTACATAAAACAAGTATCGTTTACCCCTTAACGAGATTACTTGCTGGGATTAGAAAAATGCAAGCCGGCGACTTACTTGTTACCGTAAAAGTGTCGAGTAGAGATGAGATCGGAGAACTTTCGAATAGTTTTAATGAAATGATATCGATTGTTCGTGACGCAAGACTTCAATTGGAACAAAAAATTGAAGAACGTACTGAATCATTAAACCAATCCATCTTAGAATTAAAAGAGACCCAAGAACAACTTCTACAAGCAGAAAGGATGTCAACACTTGGAAAAATCGCTGCCAGTGTGGCTCATGAAATCAACAATCCACTAGCAGCAATTAAAGGGAGCATTCAGTTCATCAAAGATGGACAAAGTAATGTCATGAGCCCTAAAAAATCTGAACATGATTTTTTAGCTGAAAAATTCATCGCAGAATTCAAAAACCAAAAACGCTCCGAAGTCACATCTCGGTTCAAAAGAAAAAAAGAACTCATCGCTTTCTTCAAATCAAAATCTATTTCCGATCCCATATCTCTCGCAGACACATGTTTTGATTTTAACATTGAAACTGTTCCCGAAGAATACCAAACTTTATTTGATACGGAAGATGGAAGGAATGTATTCCAGTCACAACTAAACGACTTTGTCATTGGATTTCATTTGGGGATCATTGAAACTGCGGTGGAACGGGCTTCCAAAATTGTTTTTGCGCTCAAACACCATTCTTATTCCGGTCCCAAAGAATCCCAAAAACTCCTCTCTCTCAAAGAAGGGATCGATTCAGTTCTCTCTATGTATTCTACCAGTTGGAAACAAAACATTGAAATCGATTGGAAAGTGAGTGGAGATCCTGTGATCCTTGGTCATGCCGATGAGCTCGTACAAGTTTGGACCAACCTCATCTACAATTCAATCCAAGCCTGCCCGAAGGAAGGGGGTAAGATCCGAATCCTTTTGCAGGAGGAAGTGTCCGATGCCCGAGTCACAATCGAAGACAATGGCAAGGGAATCCCCGAAGACATCCTCCCTCGGATTTTTGAGCCTTTTTTCACCACCAAGGAGCTCGGTATGGGGACAGGACTCGGTCTTTCCATCGTTCAAAAAATCATCCAAAACCACAACGGCAGCATCCAAGTCGAAAGCCAACCAGGGAAAACCCTCTTCTCGATTCGCATACCCCTAGCAAAATCCTAG